Genomic window (Daucus carota subsp. sativus chromosome 5, DH1 v3.0, whole genome shotgun sequence):
TTGGGTAGCACTCATCTCAAGTCCCGCTAACCCCTGAATTCCTGCGGAAAGGAAATAAACAGAGTGAGCCAGATGCCCAGtacgaatataattttaaaacaaaattaagtttaaaataacTGAAAGAATTGTGTCTTACGTTTTAAATCGAgactgaaaataaaatgaaacagTGCCGAAAAGAATTGAACGATAATAAGTGCACTGAATCGAAGCAGAACATATATAAAGCTGAATCAAGTAAGGTATGTATCCATAAGAGTCTCTTATACAAATATGTACTAGCATAAAGCAGAGTACAAAACAGAGAATCCTTCTCCGGTAATCCACGAGAAGAAAACACACAATAGTGATCATGATCTATACACAATCTCATACTCCAGAGACGTGCTCGTATACTCACAGCACTGATACGAGTAAGTGCCTAGTTCACCTTCACTCCGAACTCCATGTGAACATTGTCTGTGATTTACCCACACAGATAGGTTTAAGAGCCCAACACATAGGTTTCAAATATTGCCAAACTCTTTTAACAAAACAGAACAAAACAATGTCGCAAATAAATGCGAAACAAAACAAGACAATTATAAATGAGTTTGCGATAATAGTTCCAACAATAGAgaatacaaaagaaataaaataatgagtgtCAAAAATACACGTAGAGTACAAGGtcacaattttgtaaaattaactcgtgattataaatataacgAGTAATCAAAATACAAATGAGGagaaaaaaatgaagaaatcCGTACCTCGAAAATAGCAAACTCAAACACTAACGAACCTCACAAGGGACCATCTAAACTCCTGAACCCCGACTTGATCTTAAACTCCAAATTTCTCCATTATTCCAATCTGCCCAGACCAATAATCGACTGTTTTGaccctctaaacgatattttctGGAAAACCTCAAAACTCGAAAGTCGTAGAGAACAAAAAGAGCTTTCCGAAAAGGTATGACTCATCAAAAACGGACACATAACGAATCGGGAATTAAATAAAACGTCCGCTGATTCAGAACTCAAAAAATAAACAGGGTCTGATTATGTTTGGTGATTTTGAGAATAGTTCGAAAACGAATCTGAGAAAACATTatgaacgaaagttgtaggagATTGAAAGAGCTTTCCGAAACATCAAGAATCATCGAATTCTggtaagaattgaatttactacGAATTTTACAAGACAGCTGATTTGTGAGAATAAAGCCCTgcgaatttttgtaataaaaacgaAGGGAAGGTTGGGTGGCTCTCAAAAGTGTATACAAAAGAATGGGGGAACACAATCAATATATAGAGTCTTGAAACCCTAATTCTGGACCTATCCTTATCTGAATACAAGTCTGATTCATATTCTAAGTCCACTATCCTAATTCAGTTTTAAATCCTatttataatccaattttaatccttttttattaatactaatctattaatattattctaaaaatatgggatattacatgTCGTCCCTTAATTTATCAGGTtaactaaaattaaattaattaatcttttCATTTGACAAAAAACAGTAAAACAAATCAGCATTTGCATTTAGAAAGATAATtaggaacaaaataaaataaatcttttgTAAGGTGAaagtactaattataatatctcAATAATAATACGtccatatttatattaattcaatGTATCAATATATtccttaataataaaaataatataatgatcCTCATGTATTAAAATGAATACattcaattaatataaatttattattaaagaagAATAATATGAGATGGAGAGTAGTTTGAAACTGAAAGTCGTGCCTACAAACGTGGGATTAAAACTGACTCAAatgtaaaatttggaaaagaGAGAAGAAAGAGAAATGCTGCTGTGGGAAGTTAACTGCCGGGTCGAATCATAAAAAGATCCATATGCTAAATGGGCATTAGCAGGAATTTagaatatattgattgattgcaCTTTGTAACTTTGTAATCATGACTTTGGCTCAATAGCAATTCAGACCCTACACTTTGAAACATGGTAGTTTGTAACTTTAAGTTTCATTTagctttcggtttgtaacccTGTCTCACACATTCGTTAACAACTGTTaattttaactgtttgagaggtaagatgtgtatattagtttctaacagctaatTTACCCCATATAacccctcaaagtttatgtattatattttaaaattattttgaacacacgcaatgatgtaaaaaaaattaaaataaattttaaaatatgtatttattttaaaataagttacatcgtttatgtaaaaaaaattagattctaaatctaaatacatattttaaatttaattttaatttttttttgcatcgttatgtgtgttcagaaataaatttaaaatataatacataaattttgagggtTACAagaggtaaagtagctgttagaaactaatatacacactgttacctctcaaacagttaaagttaacgtcGGTTTTTTAATGGATGTGTGGGCCAGGGTTAGAAACTGAAAGCTAATTAAAACTTAGGGTTACAAACTatcacgtttcaaagtgtggggtATGATTTGTTAATGAGCCAAAGTctggggttacaaagtgcaaaAAGCTCTaaaaaattttttttgacaatgcaggcttatatgccttacaaattagtatttgttctaacaattctcggggtgagccagagtcgaacccgagtGTCtcggacaacagaggataaatccaccactgggctatccaatcgtgctcaaaaGCTCTAAAATTTTAAACCTCAACTTTGAATGAAAGAAGACAAAAAAAGAACTGACAAAAAAGCTTTACCGTAAATCACGGAGCTCCCAGGTTACCTTCATATCTTTCTTGGTCTATAATTGATGTACGACCACCTTAACGTATCCAAGCTATAAACCTGTGAAAATATCTTGCGACACCAATGTACTTCTAGGCTTGTCTAGATCAACTCATCCACAACTTTTTTCTGGCTGGTATCGGTACACAGAAAGAGACACCATAAAGTTCAAAAGTCACATTCAAATTGGCATTCAATTCCTTGGTACTCTATTATTCTTGATGTccccaaaagttcaaaacagTACAACTATGTATACATTGAACTCGATCATTTcatcatatttcttttcaattttttttgtggtCGCCGAGACCCCACACTAATTATCACATGATGCGAATCTATCATACATATATTGATTTCAAGAACTCTAAAGCTTGTTAAATGATTCATTGTGGAGATGGTTATAAGAAGGGAGAATTTATATGGAAGCTCAGAGTTATAACATAGACGAAGACTCGTATATATACAGATTACATAAACACATAATTGAATAGTACTTAAAATGTTACCAAAGCATATTACTAATTTCgaccaaataaatttattaattccgTGTTTAGAAACTTAATCCACTCGCAAAGTTCAGCATATAATCATGTTCCATCCCTCTGCAGCAAGAGGGAAAGGTCTACTGGGGATTCGGTGGGCGGCTGTTAGCAGCAGATACCCTTGATCCCCACTCGAGCAGCTCTTTGCTTGTATCGTCCTTGTGGCAGATCACTTCAATGAAGCAAAGACAATCTTTCTTGGCTCCTGTTGCTGTCTCTATAGCTTCAACAAGATCTTCCTCACAGCGGACCTGAACAACAATCAAGAAGCAAGGCAACGTCAGTGTCAACAATTATTTAACGAAATAGCTTCACTGTGTTAACTTGCAAGTAAATGATTCATTATCTATAACGTATTTTTCACTGACCTTAGTAGTCCAGCATTTGCCTTCACCGTTGTGGATCGCATCAACCAGTGCAGTGTAGTTCCAGTTCTTGATCACATTGTAAGGTCCATCATGGATCTCAACTTCAATGGTGTAACCACCATTGTTTATCAGAAAAATGATTTGATTCTGACCACATCGCAACATTGTCGACACATCCTGAGCAGTGACCTGGAATAGATAACAAACTTGTTAATGTGAAATAAAGATAGTTATCATAGTTCACTTCATGTAAAAGTGGAGGAAATTTTTTACAGAAGCACCACAATGTATTTTAAAGAGCTTCATGGTAAATTCTTGAAGATGCTAGAACTTAATATGAGTTACCTGGAAGCTTCCATCACCAATGCAAGCAATTACTCGCTTATCCTTAGCGGCCTGTGCATACCCTAGGGTTGCACCAACTGACCACCCAATGGATCCATACTGCATTTGGAACTCATACCTGCATCATGACACCTACATCAGTATGTGCAAACACTATATATATAGATGGAGAGAGGAAGAGAGTGAAGGAAAATTATACTGTAGGGAACACTCACCCGCATCCTTTTGGCAATTTCAGCTTCTGGCAATTGAACCACGAGTCCCCTGTCTCAGCAATGACAGCAGTATCACCAGACAACAGTTTCTGTATATGCTGGAACAAAACATTGACCCTTAAAGGCTCCTTCGGTGCACATTTGAGTGGGTGCCCTTCTGGAACATAAATCCTGTGGTAGTTTTCATAGGCAGTATTATTATGCTTTAGCCTTTTCGCAAGGGCTTGCAAAAAATCCTTCATTAGAACACAGCCAAACGTAGGACCATTTGCTATCACAACACGATCAGGCTGCAAGATGATTGCCTTCTCCTTCTTAAGGAGGAGAGAGTACCCAACAGAGCTGTAATCATTAAAGATTGGTCCAGCAAACAAGTAAGCATCAGCTGATTCGACAATCTCTGCACAAAAAGCAGTGCTCACGGCACCCCAATACGTTCCAATGAAATGTGGATGATGTTCAGGCACCATTCCTTTAGCTGATGGCATTACAGCAACTGGATACCCACAGACATCTGCTAATTCAACAAAAGCTTCACAAGCCTTGGCCACACGCATTTTTGGACCACCCACCATAACTGGCTTAACAGCCTTGTTCAAGAACTCTGCTGTTGCTTCCACAGCAGCTTCCAAGCCCATCTTATTACTCAATCTACACAGCACCAAATAAATTAGCACACAAACCATAAAAACATACTTGCAGACAATACCACCAGAAAAATAATTCCACCTATTAGGTGATAGTGAAAATTCTTACTTGGGAGCAAGTGAAAACGGAACTGGTTCGCGGCTAAAAGTAGGATGTGGTATCGCGGCCAAATTACATCCCACGCTTATATATACAGGTTTGCTTTCTTTCAATGCAGTAGAAATTGCAGTATCAATCAGTTCATGAGCATCTTCTAAATTATTGACCACGGCCTAAAAAATACAACTCACAATTACAAAACTCATCATAATACAATAACTTTTCAATTACACCaacaatcatcaacaataacatcCAACAAGCATTTTGATAATAGATTCATAGTAAGAAAAAACATACAAGCTTCAAATcatattctaattttttgaaagaGTCGAATTAAAcctaaaatattattaagttcATGCTTGTAATAATAGTTGTTCCATacaacaaatcaaaataaagtTCCCGTTATACTTGATGACTTGATCTGTTTTAATGCCACAACATGCACATAATCTTAGAATAATTAACACAAACTGACATAATATACATACATGATACACAAACCATAATACCCAAAACCATAAGATTCAAATCAAATCCTTATTTTCAACTAAATGATAACAATAAATCATCATAACAAACAAatctaataaatataattcacaTGCATATAATTTTAGGCTGATTAGTACAAACAGACATACAGTTACGACTCACGActaattacaggtttatattcaacacaataGAGCATTAacgagagggagagggggagggggggcgagagagagagagagagagagagagagagagaggggggagggagggagggagagagggggagggagagggggagagggagagggcgagggagagggagagggagagggagagagagggagagagagagagagagagagggagggagggagggagagggcaTATACCTGAAAGCAAGTGACAGTCTGGAAGCACCGAAGCTCCTGAGAGAAGTCGGACAAGCCGATCGTATGATGAAGCACTCTGTTAGTTCCGTAATCATTACTATTCGGACCTCCAACGATACAAATCAACGGCAAATTCTCACTATACGCGCCAGCAATCGCGTTAATCACACTCAATCCTCCGACCGTAAACGTCACCACACAAGCACCTACGCCGCGTGACCTTGCGTATCCATCAGCCGCGTAGCCAGCATTAAGCTCGTTACAACAGCCGACTAAATTAAGCCCTGGCTCAGCTAGTAAATGATCGAGAAGCGTCAAGTTGAAGTCGCCGGGAACGGAGAACACATCGTTCACGCCGATCTGAACCAGCCTCCGCGCCAGGTGACGCCCAAGCGTCGCTTCCGACGAGTTGAAGCTGATCGGAGTGTTTGCGATTGTCGAAACGGCGCCGTTCGGCGGTGCTGCGATGTCGTTGCAGGCTGCCTTACAGGCGTCCACTGCTCCGATTGTCGTGTCCATTGTAGAAATGAAAAGTGTGTTTTTGTGATTGTAGATATTGGAaattgtgtgtatatgtttTGTGAAAATAAGGAGGAAGCGGAGGAAAATATTTATAGTGAGGGTTTTAGGGGgtaaaaaaagaaagagagtggaggagaagaaaagaaaaaccagGGGCGGTTTGGACTGAGCAGGACTGCggtaattattttttgtttccgGTGTGTGGAGACTGGAGAGGCGGTTGGGGTTAATTTGGACTTTTTACTGTCGGCTGATTTAGAGGGTGAAATTTGCTCATGTAGTATAAATTGGTCCAAAAGATCTTGAATGGTTAAATTTGGATGGGTATGTGTGACCATGCACCAAGGTTCCCCGTGtctagttcttttttttttttataaagatttTGGGTCTCTATGtttgatgtgtttttttttaaaattattgtacTCCTTCCGTCACAATAAATTGTATAcgtacacgtattttaaaactcttataaagtatagttctataatgtttttctaaaaaaaccaaataaaaatttaaacatcatatttttattcaagcaaaagaaaattaaaaaatattttgaaattatactttataagagcctcaaaatatgtgcaaacagtgaacgtatcATCGGTCCACTCTCtgatttttttagaaaatttctcttttaaaaaatattaacggTTAGTTTATTGAAATCGTTATATAATTtacttatttcaaaaattaagaaaaacttGTCATCCAAAAATTATAGTGATATCAATATTTGGACAGAGTTACATGAACAATTAGATCATGGATTCTCTCCTAGCATTTCCATCAAGCTATAGTTCATTAGACCATGGATGCTCTCGTACCATCTCCACGGATTGGCTATAATTGTGCGTTAATTTagatttgtaaaaaatattatgtaaaatttgttgaacttgtAATACACTGTGCTTCAGTGTTATTGGctatattaattggttatagtTTAgagataatatattattaatattttagattgttaaaatagaatatctcagttcaatatggtaataaatgatgtttaATCTTCTTACAAATTTCTTACAGGTCTGTAAaaattcgacaaatttagccattcaCAGAAGATTAGCTGAAATTATTGACAATGGATGATTATGATTTGGAGTGTGAATTTTTCAATAGgctggctatattttttatttgtggtatgccaactcactttttagttaAAAGACTTTATATGGCTGGAGATACTCTCGTATGAGACAGTAGGTGGATACTAGAATAACATCATTAATTCGTACTCCCCTTGTCCcaactattttttaaatttttttttgaaatgttttgtctaattttttatattttaaaacttatcaaAATAGTAATAGTTCCATCACTTTAcattttcacactacttttactccacaaattattcttttatacattaataaTCAATACATCCCACCATTTCATccgtttttctttctcttttcattattttattcacaTTTCTTGGCTTTCGTGTCCCGGACGAGATGGAGTGGAGTATTCaatttaaactttataattGAATgttatttaagtgtatataggAATAGTCATAGTTAGAGAGCTTGAATGTGGTTTCGACACATGGTTTGTATCTGTCCACCTAGACTTGGAGCTGGGCAATTTGAATTAGGCTGCTAGCAGGACAACTAAAATAGGGGTCCAGTGCACCCTTTCTGAAGTTAGCACGGAGACAATGTCTTCGAACCACGCCTCGGTCACACTGTATAATCTTCCTTTTTTATTATACTCTATGCTTTGTCTGGGTGTGTCCATGCACATAtactaaacactaaattttatatgtttggaaTATATTTGCCGGGTTGTTGTATATGtagggtccaccattattaacaaacaaaagccaatcaaaatgagttaaatttatactccctccgtcccaatgggATGTACCCGCTCACTATTTGCACGAATTTCGATGCTCCAGTAAAATATAGTtgcataatgtttttttaaaattttctattttttaataaaaatttaaacatcaaatttttattaagaaaaaaaaaattaaaaaatattatgaaactatactttatagaagtcttaaaaaaacgtgccaaaaaataacgtatacaatccattaagacggagggagtaatttttagtGGTTAGCAATAGGGACATACCAGAAAAACGTTTTATATATAACCAATAAATGAGAAAAGTACAtcgaaggaaaagaaaagtatCAATGATTAATTACACACAAATATAGATCACATTATCTGTACATATCCAGCAAACaatatataaactaataaaaCTGATCTCGAGTTAAATAAACTTTGTTGAACCATATAGATTTATATGTTGAATTATAAGACTGacgatttttaaaaattaatattaatttattctaatatgagttcatttatatatttttgtcataATTGACATAATGTGCACGTCGATGAATCACATCAAAATAAGAAAACgggataaaatatttattaaatatatttatttatcaatCATCATTGGATGGGCAtgcaaaaatataaacatttattgaaaagataaattataactttttaatatatttttcatatattacaTAACTAAGAAAGAGTATATcatcaaaatagaaaaaaaaaattgaattgtttttaaaattttagatattttattaaatttaattgaaacgagctactccctccgtccctcccatttcttagtataaagtagtggaaaagagaatgaaaagtgggtgaagtggtgggagccattgatttttaatgtataaaaaggagatagtggagtaaaagtagtgggaaaaggaaagaaaagtggaaaagtggtgggacctattaactatttttggtaaattttgaaatgtaaagaattggatgggataccaaaaaaaaatgtaaagaaatgggagggacggagggagtataacttaACCGAAAGTTAGACTTTTTATTGGTAAATAATCCAAATACAGAAGAATCGCGGCAGGTagcataaaaatatatacgagTTGAGAAGATGTGGCAAAACCGGACAATAGTAATTCCACCAGAATACTCACATGCATTAGTGTAACTTTACAGATTTGCGAACTTTgttgtaattattttaatagtaGGAGCATCTTGTATTCCGGTTTTCAAACTCCATTGACGGTTTTGACTTGTTGACGACATTGTATTACATTTCGAAAGTTTGTTCTGTGTTTGGGTCATCATTTtcctataagagcatctc
Coding sequences:
- the LOC108223320 gene encoding pyruvate decarboxylase 1 is translated as MDTTIGAVDACKAACNDIAAPPNGAVSTIANTPISFNSSEATLGRHLARRLVQIGVNDVFSVPGDFNLTLLDHLLAEPGLNLVGCCNELNAGYAADGYARSRGVGACVVTFTVGGLSVINAIAGAYSENLPLICIVGGPNSNDYGTNRVLHHTIGLSDFSQELRCFQTVTCFQAVVNNLEDAHELIDTAISTALKESKPVYISVGCNLAAIPHPTFSREPVPFSLAPKLSNKMGLEAAVEATAEFLNKAVKPVMVGGPKMRVAKACEAFVELADVCGYPVAVMPSAKGMVPEHHPHFIGTYWGAVSTAFCAEIVESADAYLFAGPIFNDYSSVGYSLLLKKEKAIILQPDRVVIANGPTFGCVLMKDFLQALAKRLKHNNTAYENYHRIYVPEGHPLKCAPKEPLRVNVLFQHIQKLLSGDTAVIAETGDSWFNCQKLKLPKGCGYEFQMQYGSIGWSVGATLGYAQAAKDKRVIACIGDGSFQVTAQDVSTMLRCGQNQIIFLINNGGYTIEVEIHDGPYNVIKNWNYTALVDAIHNGEGKCWTTKVRCEEDLVEAIETATGAKKDCLCFIEVICHKDDTSKELLEWGSRVSAANSRPPNPQ